One region of Salvia miltiorrhiza cultivar Shanhuang (shh) chromosome 3, IMPLAD_Smil_shh, whole genome shotgun sequence genomic DNA includes:
- the LOC131015227 gene encoding receptor kinase-like protein Xa21 has translation MKTILQVQQSNFHVNCLFSYSFEISCFAGLIPTEFGQLYLESLLLQSNSLSGSIPHELFNISTLRMLALGDNALSGVLPTHLCHASPFLERLILGINSITGAIPNTISNCSRLTILSIPENKFSGYIPTHLGNLRLLQFLSIFGNNLTQAPSSSFFTSLTNCRSLIGFDISDNPLNGVIPASVGNLSSSLQTFAADNCKFSGSIPVEIGNLSSLITLYLPRNELSGNIPLTISHLHELQGLYLLDNMLGGSIPHAICDLFSLNTLVMSYNQFSGPIPKCLGNVSSLRNLGLDSNILNSSIPSSLWGLKDLINLDLSSNSLNGSLPLEMNNLGAAIYINIAMNQLSGSIPRNIGKLQNLANLSLANNRLEGSIPVSMGSMINLANLDLSYNNLSGSIPKSLEALQHLDYFNVSFNSLSGEIPNGGSFRNFTMDSFKGNEALCGIPKFHVQICSSISNHRSKRKKVERASFIVFGVVAFISVVCLAFIIVKNKRKDKTTREVDELIFIVPERISYYELLQATERFDESNLLGTGSSCSVYKGILNNGKDIVVKVFNMQLECISRIFDVECEILRSIRHRNLTSVISSCSNEEFKALVLEYMPKGNLEKWLYSHNYCLNMMERLNIMIDVASALEYLHHGYSMPIVHSDLKPSNVLLDEDMVAHVSDFGIAKLLCDGDSSVLTNTLATLGYIAPGEVSLNILIALHFQSINCGFLTEYSMIFVVPEYGLEGLVSTRCDVYSYGVMLIETFTRKRPSDDMFCGDMSLKRWVELSLSEIPNEVIDANLVRNLEDEMIGKNMQCVSSILELALKCSADSPRDRINMKQAHAELQKIKHRLSQ, from the coding sequence ATGAAAACCATTTTACAGGTACAACAGAGTAATTTTCATGTAAATTGTCTATTTAGCTACAGTTTTGAAATCTCATGTTTTGCAGGGCTTATTCCCACTGAATTTGGCCAACTTTATTTGGAGTCATTATTACTACAGTCGAACAGCTTGAGTGGTTCGATTCCACATGagctctttaacatttcaactctTCGGATGCTTGCACTTGGCGACAATGCTCTGTCAGGGGTTCTTCCAACCCATTTATGCCATGCCTCTCCCTTTCTTGAAAGATTGATTCTTGGCATAAATTCTATCACTGGAGCAATACCCAACACTATTTCTAACTGTTCTCGACTCACAATTCTCTCAATTCCTGAAAACAAATTCAGTGGTTATATACCTACTCATCTCGGAAACCTAAGACTTCTCCAATTTCTTTCTATATTCGGCAACAATCTTACCCAGGCaccatcttcttccttctttaCTTCATTGACAAATTGCAGGTCTCTAATTGGTTTCGATATTTCTGATAATCCTCTAAATGGTGTCATTCCAGCTTCTGTCGGGAACTTATCTTCCTCACTTCAAACATTCGCTGCCGACAACTGCAAATTCAGTGGCAGCATTCCTGTTGAAATAGGCAATTTAAGCAGTTTGATTACATTGTATTTGCCACGCAATGAGTTATCTGGTAATATTCCACTAACTATAAGCCATTTGCATGAACTTCAAGGATTATATCTGCTTGATAACATGCTGGGAGGCTCAATACCACATGCTATATGTGATCTATTCAGCCTCAATACTTTAGTTATGAGCTATAATCAATTTTCAGGCCCAATTCCTAAATGTCTAGGGAATGTCTCTTCTTTAAGAAATCTTGGTCTAGACTCCAACATTTTGAATTCTAGCATACCATCAAGCTTATGGGGCCTAAAAGATTTGATCAATCTAGACTTGTCCTCAAATTCATTAAATGGGTCACTACCTCTAGAGATGAATAACTTAGGAGCAGcgatctatataaatatagcaATGAATCAGTTGTCAGGGTCAATTCCGAGGAATATCGGAAAGTTACAGAATTTGGCTAATCTGTCTTTGGCAAATAATAGACTAGAAGGTTCTATTCCTGTGTCTATGGGAAGCATGATCAATTTGGCAAATCTCGACTTGTCGTACAACAATCTCTCTGGTTCAATTCCAAAGTCTTTAGAAGCACTTCAACACCTCGACTACTTTAATGTCTCTTTCAATAgtttaagtggagaaattcctaatggaggttcttttagaaacttcactaTGGATTCTTTTAAGGGTAATGAGGCATTGTGTGGAATCCCCAAGTTCCATGTCCAAATTTGCTCTTCAATTTCTAATCACAGATCAAAGAGAAAGAAGGTGGAACGAGCTTCATTTATTGTTTTCGGGGTTGTGGCTTTCATCTCAGTTGTTTGTTTGGCCTTTATAATTGtcaaaaacaaaaggaaagataAGACGACTAGAGAAGTTGATGAGTTGATATTCATTGTGCCGGAAAGAATCTCTTATTATGAATTGCTGCAAGCAACGGAAAGATTCGATGAAAGCAATTTACTTGGCACTGGGAGTTCCTGCTCTGTTTATAAAGGAATTCTTAACAATGGGAAGGATATCGTTGTCAAGGTGTTTAACATGCAGCTAGAATGTATTTCAAGAATATTTGATGTCGAATGTGAGATACTACGTAGCATTCGACACAGGAATCTGACAAGCGTCATAAGCAGTTGCTCCAATGAAGAGTTCAAGGCATTAGTACTTGAATATATGCCAAAGGGAAACCTTGAAAAATGGTTATATTCCCACAACTATTGCTTGAATATGATGgaaagattgaatataatgattGATGTTGCATCTGCTTTGGAGTATCTTCACCATGGTTATTCAATGCCCATTGTACATAGCGACTTGAAGCCTAGTAATGTGCTGTTAGATGAAGACATGGTTGCCCATGTAAGTGACTTTGGGATAGCAAAATTGTTATGCGATGGAGATAGCTCTGTGTTAACCAACACGCTAGCAACATTGGGTTACATCGCTCCAGGTGAAGTTTCTCTGAATATATTGATTGCACTTCACTTTCAATCAATTAATTGTGGCTTCCTTACTGAATACTCCATGATTTTTGTTGTTCCAGAGTATGGTTTGGAAGGGCTAGTTTCAACAAGGTGTGATGTGTATAGCTACGgggtgatgttgattgaaactTTTACGAGAAAAAGGCCTAGTGATGATATGTTTTGCGGAGATATGAGCTTAAAGAGATGGGTAGAACTCTCACTTTCGGAGATCCCAAATGAAGTGATAGATGCCAACTTAGTCAGGAATTTGGAGGACGAAATGATTGGCAAGAATATGCAGTGTGTATCATCCATACTTGAATTGGCTCTTAAATGTTCTGCCGACTCTCCCAGGGATAGAATCAACATGAAACAAGCACATGCAGAGTTGCAGAAAATTAAACACCGACTTTC